In one Corallococcus sp. EGB genomic region, the following are encoded:
- a CDS encoding LysR substrate-binding domain-containing protein, with protein sequence MSADESRVLLRAAAAGLGVVCLPETFTRVDVEAGRLVRVLPAWTAGAVTTTILTPHRRGQLPAVRAVIDFLMEGAQEA encoded by the coding sequence ATGTCCGCCGACGAGTCGCGGGTGCTCTTGAGGGCGGCCGCGGCCGGGCTGGGCGTTGTCTGTCTGCCGGAGACGTTCACCCGCGTGGACGTGGAGGCCGGGAGGCTGGTGCGCGTGCTTCCCGCCTGGACCGCGGGCGCGGTGACGACGACGATTCTGACGCCACACCGCAGGGGCCAGCTGCCCGCCGTGCGCGCCGTCATCGACTTCCTGATGGAGGGCGCCCAAGAGGCGTGA